The genomic interval gggggggagagagcgagagagcgggggggagagagaggggggagagcaagagatgggggagagagagagaggggggggggagagagagcgagagatgggggagagagagagagagagagcgagagaaagaaagagagataagggagtgagagagagagagggggggtagggagagagaggggggaagaaaaagagagagagagggggggagaaagagagcgagagaaagaaagagagataagggagcgagagagagagagagagggggggtgtagggagagagaggggggaagagagagagggagagagacattgtTACAAAACTGTATattgacataatatgacatttgaaatgtctatactCATTTGGAGCTGTTGTGAGTGTAATGATcactgtacattttttttttgtgttgatttgacttttgtttattatctattcccCTTGCTTTTCCAATGTAATAatatatttcccatgccaataaagccctttgaattgatttgaaattaatttaattgagagagagagagagagagaaacctgaAAGTGAAAGTCCTCAAAGGTGCTGCCAATGCTAAAACTGTCTTTTGGGCACTAGAGTCCTCTGTCTATCACTATGGAGGTATGATATATGAGTTGATTGGTAAAAACCTGCTTAAATATGTTTATAAATGATAGCTGATGTTTTGACAAATACAGATGTCCTTAccctgtggaggcgtactgggaGGCTGAGGAGATGTTGAGGCCTATAGGGTTGGTcctctgaggagagggaggggttctCTGCATCCAGCGGTCTGGGTACCTGATCACCAGCCTGGTGCTCTCCAgctccaccccctggacaggaggaCAAACAGCAGGCACCAATGTGTGGGAGGAAACACTGTTTAACTGACGACCgacgtcagcttgcaggcgccagGCCACAAGGAGTTACTAGAGCatgatgagacaaggacatcccggccggctaaaccctccactaacccagatgaccctgggccaattgtgctccgcctcaTAGGTCTCCCGGTCAAAGCCGGCTGTAACGgtccgggatcaaacccgggccTGCAGTGCTGCCTTAGCACtgattgttgaatttgtgatttccaacttgttgtgtaatgtttatgtccaatggccaatgagcactgACAGGTTTTATCCATcatttcatatgacaaggattgataaggatttgccagtagattgacATTAGATTGACAGTAGATTGACATTTCGAGCTCTacctgtagattttgcggtgacgtagtgtccccatgagtgacagaacactgagccaatcacagcacaactagagaacattaccaacccctacgctccgtattttatgctggctgccccaccaccacagaaagcactaagctgcaacacctgcattttggagctgccttactcaagaaagcaaaaacgagaccatgtttgtatgcgactttattaactcaatgcttttttaaaaactttgtttgcaaactgatatgtgacacgtattaatgtcaAAATAGGCAAAAAAGCAACATAAAAAGCTAACCATGGGGCTGAAAACAGATTGAGCTCTGTCCCAGCTGCCTTGAATGACGTGTCGCCACTGCATGTATTTagaaattatagacaagttgactaacaaatagcctaccaaaatgttggaaattaGAAGTAAAAACTGCAaatgtttaaatgtatgtaatggactgattacatgtatttttatataaaaaatatatcatGACACGGAACAATATGGTATTACTTAATATAAAATGAGTAATAATATGGTATTACGTAATATAAAATAAGTAATAATGTCTGACAGCAATACAAAATAAATCATCATTGAACACATCAGGAGAAACTTGACCCAAGAGCTAAAAATATTAAAAAGCTGTTATCAGTATTATTAATGTTAGTTGCTGAGGAAAGTAGGACTATTGATGTTATAAAACATCTGTATGTGGCAAAATCCCATAGAAAAAGATCTAAATAAAACTAAAGATAGTAAACACATTGGTACACAAGAAAATAAGATTTTTTCCTCCTGATTCgcttcagtccaggatctgtggtgattctcttcagtccaggatctgtggtgggtctcttcagtccaggatctgtggtgattctcttcagtccaggatctgtggtggttctcttcagtccaggatctgtggtgattctcttcattccaggatctgtggtggttctcttcagtccaggatctgtggtggttctcttcagtccaggatctgtggtggttctcttcagtccaggatctgtggtgattctcttcagtccaggatctgtggtgattctcttcagtccaggatctgtggtggttctcttcagtccaggatctgtggtgattctcttcagtccaggatctgtggtgattctcttcagtccaggatctgtggtgattctcttcagtccaggatctgtgaTGATTCTCTTCATTCCAggatctgtggtggttctcttcagtccaggatctgtggtggttctcttcagtccaggatctgtggtggttctcttcagtccaggatctgtggtgattctcttcagtccaggatctgtgatgattctcttcagtccaggatctgtggtggttctcttcagtccaggatctgtggtggttctcttcagtccaggatctgtggtgattctcttcagtccaggatctgtggtggttctcttcagtccaggatctgtggggattctcttcagtccagggtctgtggtgattctcttcagtccaggttctgtggtgcttctcttcagcccaggatctgtggtgattctcttcagtccaggatctgtgaTGATTCTCTTCATTCCAggatctgtggtggttctcttcagtccaggatctgtggtggttctcttcagtccaggatctgtggtggttctcttcagtccaggatctgtggtgattctcttcagtccaggatctgtggtgattctcttcagtccaggatctgtggtgggtctcttcagtccaggatctgtggtgattctcttcagtccaggatctgtgaTGATTCTCTTCATTCCAggatctgtggtggttctcttcagtccaggatctgtggtggttctcttcagtccaggatctgtggtggttctcttcagtccaggatctgtggtgattctcttcagtccaggatctgtgatgattctcttcagtccaggatctgtggtggttctcttcagtccaggatctgtggtggttctcttcagtccaggatctgtggtgattctcttcagtccaggatctgtggtgattctcttcagtccagggtctgtggtgattctcttcagtccaggttctgtggtgcttctcttcagtccaggttctgtggtgcttctcttcagtccaggttctgtgttGCTTCACTTCAGTGGGAGATTCCCCTCACATTCTGAAAGAAGACATACTGAAGTAGCACTCCCACTAAACATtttatgcgcacacacacacacacacacacacacacacacacacacacacacacacacacacacacacacacacacacacacacacacacacacacacacacacacacacacacacacacacacacacacacacacacacacacacacacacacacacacacttactgccAGGGTGTCATACTCTGGTGACCTGGTCTTCATGTTCAGAGGTGTGTACGTATCACTGTTAGGGTCAGGATGGACACTCtgtggacagaaagagagagagagagcgagaaagagagagcgggagagaaggagagggagggagagagagagagagcgggagagaaggagagggagggagggagagggagagagagagagagagagacagagacagagacagagacagagacagagagagagagagagagagacagagagagagacagagagagagagagagagagagcgggagacaaggagaaggagagggagggagagaggaaatgcATGTGTTCTCTGAAACACCAGTCTTTCCATCATTTTCTCTTAACACATTCAAATATAAAACACCAACACACTCACAAACAATCAACATGAATGATAAGAGACTTACTGCCAGAGTGTCGTAGTCAGGGGACGTGGTCCTCATGTTCAGAGCTGTGTACGTGTCTCTGTTACAGTCAGGACGGAcactctgtggagagagagagagagagagagaagaggtaacaATGAAAATAGTACGAAAGAGACTGTCGTGACACTGTTAGTCCGGACGGAcactctgtggagagagagagaggtaacaatGAAAATAGTATGAAAGAGACtgtcatgtcactgttagtcaggacggacactctgtggagagagaaagaggtaacaatgaaaatagtatgagagagactgtgatgtcactgttagtcaggacggacactctgtggagagagagagagaggtaacaatGAAAATAGTATGAGAGAGACTGTCATGTTACTGTTAGTCAGGACGGAcactctgtggagagagagagaggtaacaatGAAAATAGTATGAGAGAGACTGTCATGTCACCGTAAATGAATGAAAACGGAGTTATAACCTCCTGGGGGCACGTTTAGTTTGTTGCCCCATTAAGACACAGCTGAAACCCTGTTGTAACTAATAGAATCACctgtgtgtctgctgtggcaTCACTTCCTCCTGTGCATCTCCTGTAATGAGGGACAGAGTGAGTTCTGCTCTGTAAGTAAGTAAGTGGATAAGTTACTAATACATTTTAACAGATTTCTtactttatctttatttaactaggcaagtcggttaagaacaaactcttatttacaatgatggcctaggatcagtgggttaactgccttgttcaggggcagatcaCCTGAACTTTATATTTTCAGttctgggatttgatcttgctaccttttggttacaagttcaacgctctaaccactaagctacctgccaccccaggtggcctagtggttaaggGCATTGGGCCAATAAATgaattaatgaatgaatgaattaatgaAGTTAGTACCCAATCAGAGGTCTAAGGTGAAAGAATAATACAAATATCAATGTTCCCTTCTTCACTCACCTGAACCACATgagtccagagagacagaggatgagaaccagaacAACCACTATGATTCCTACAGCTGCAGTCAGAACTGAGGACTGTTTCCCTAAAAGACAAATGGATGATATGAGAACATGTTATTATGAAGTGAAAATGAATATACAGCAATACAGGACATTACTGCATAACTTGTATATAGAAGCCTATGTAAAGTTATAAACCAAAGTGTAATAAGGTAAACCATGAGAAGATTACCTTGAAACATCATTCCTTATTGAACATCATTTTGTATTGAAGTATTGAAGATGGAACTTTACCTGCTACAATGATCATCAGAGCTGTAGAGTTCATAGATCCTCTTCCATTCTGTGCCTCACAGTAatattctcctctgtcctcagagaTGATGTTAGTGATGCTGTAACTCTGTCCTGATGCTTTTGGTGAGGTTACAttcttcttgtaccaggtgtatttgtccacaggtgggttggcatcactgctgcaggtcagagtcactgaactgccctccactatttcaccagagggactgactgacactgaggtgttccTTGGAGCGTCTGGTAAAGGAGAATTTGTCAGAGGATTATAAAGATGCAATTACAACCTCACATGACATATATAAAAATCTGTGATGCCAGACTATCAAAAATAAGAATCCACTTACACAAAACAGGAACGCATGTGATACTGAGCTGTAATTTACTCACATTTCACATCAATGTTGATTGACTCAGACCTCCCCTTTCTAATCCCACTCCAGGCCTCACAGTTGTAGACATGTTGTGGTCCTGTGTTCTGATTGGAGATACTCTGATAGTGGCCTCCATTCgtcttgtaccaggtgtatttgtccacaggtgggttggcatcactgctgcaggtcagagtcactgaactgccctccactatttcaccagagggactgactgataCTGAGGTGTTCTTTGGGCCATCTGGTGTTGAAGATGACAGAACAAATAAGAACTCATATACCATGTAAGACACCAAGAGGTGATGTAAATTAATATAGATTAGGATATTATACTGACATGTAGAACCATgtattacagagatgatgtaaattagtatagattagtatattacactgacttgtagaaccatgtattacagagatgatgtaaattAGTATAGATTAGTATGTTACACTGACTTGTAGAATCATgtattacagagatgatgtaaattAGTATAGATTAGTATGTTACACTGACTTGTAGAACCATAtattacagagatgatgtaaattAGTATAGATTAGTATGTTACACTGACTTGTAGAACCATgtattacagagatgatgtaaattagtatagattagtatattacactgacatgtagaaccaTGTATTAGAGAGATGATGTCAATGACTTTCACTGTAGATATATCAACACCCCATGTACTCACATCTGACAGAGAGAGTCTCTTCTGGAGAGAGGATTCTCTCTAAGCCTTCTACAGCACAGGAGTACTTCCCTGCATCCTCACTGCTGACTGGGTCTAGGATCAGACTGTTATAACTGGTGACTGGGTCTAGGATCAGACTGTTATAGCTGCTGACTGGGTTGTTCAGACGTTGTctgttcttgtaccagatgtaggtggggttgaGACCGACTGTACATTGGGTTCTACATCTCAGTgtgactctctccccctctgacaCAGACGTAGGATCCATCTCCAACAGGATATCTAAGAGGAAACATCAGTCATATTAGACTCCAGACAGGCTTGTCATGTGATTAGACTTGTTCGATTACAGTACTAAATGTAGGTGGACTATTACCTGTGACAGTCAACATCACACCAGGAAGACCAGAAAATCTCCCCTCATCTGTTGTTCGTATTCTGAATTTGTATTCAGCCGAGTCCTTCTCTGTCAGgtttgttattgtaatggtgtggTGGTTCTCTGTGTTCCTATTGTACTCCACACGACCTACATACTCTGGATATGAACTGATATCTACAGGGTGTTTCTGTGTAAACCAGAATGAACCTTGTTCTATATAACTAGTGGGATGAGTGTAAGAGCAGGATATGTCCACTGTGGAGCCCTTCAAGACACAGATTCTCCTCTCCAGCAGTTTTGACCCTGAGCACATGAAAATacattaaatcgttttttcacaTATACCTTGAAGTTAGCAAGTTGCCTTACTTTGTTATAAAGAAAGGTTAGCTACAAATTATCCCAATAGAATCCAgactcacacactgcaggagagtggagATCCTCATGGCCTTTAACAGCACAGGAGTAACTCTTTGTTTCAGAACTGAGTGTTGTTGGGAAGTGAACCGAGGAAGAGActgtccgttcttgtaccagatgtaggtggggttaccagtcagagtacaggtggtgctacaggtcagtgtcctcttctctgcctctgtgtcaggagtcaccttcacctgcagGTCTGAATGAGAGCAAATAAAAACACACTTTCTGGTTTCCTTCTGTAGTTGACAAAATGGCTGAACATGACTTAAAGATAACCCAGTCTAACCTGTGGGATATATAGTAGTGCAAGGCAGGTCCACTGATGGTATCAAGGAACAGATGCTTCTACTGGTGTAGGTCACACTCATGCAGCTTAGAGAAGAAGTATCTGGAACAAATGATGAAGcacaggatgatgatgatgatgatgatgatgatgttgacagtgatgatgatgatggtgaagaTGGTGATGATATTAGCTTATTTTTATGATTCTCAGTAGTCTTCAGTACTAACATGTTAGATAGTAATGAGGTATAGTTACTTATAAATCAGTAATTTGAATTGACTGAAAATATCAAGTCTGTTTACCATAATAGAGGAAAACTCTGGAGGTAAATCACCACACTCACTTCAGGAGAGCTGAGTTTCTCATGgacttttctcaatatagggggtgctgtttcaacgttaccatttatcgttcccaaattaaactgcctcgtactcaattcttgctcgtacaatatgcatattactattactattggatagaaaacaatctctagtttctaaaaccgtttgaattatgtctgtgggtgaaacagaactctttctgcagcgaaattcatgacagaaactgcgaaggtctgaaaacgaggctctgttctcagatcagtttaaagctctgtatgtatcctatgggtcgacatgaactgcacgcgccttcccctggatgtcagtaaccaatgagaattggaatggagtttctacgtagatctcagaccttataaagccacaaggaacggagggagctctctttttgacgttcgtcatgacgcaaagcaagacctcaggatggcattttgaaacgctcagttatcggccttagatatatccgtctgtaatttaattcgatataggtgttagaaacatcataacgaagttattttaaaccgagttatatcagtttatgcgagtatattgcaattttcggaatttccttagtattgcgttttgaacatttgggcacgtcttcgccacatggctaatgtttgctgctaattcctaagttgaagacggcaatctacaaccgagcaacgatgattctggacaaaggaccacttgcccaagattctgatggaagctcatccaaaagtaagagctatttatgatgttattccgtatttatgtggaaaaatgtaaaagaatttgtccgccattattgcggcattggtctggctgtaacgcacactgtatgtctagtaacgttaattttaaaaatctaacacagcggttgcattaataactaatgcatctttcaattgctgtccaacctgtatttttttgtcaagtttacgattatttatcgattagattaggtgcctctccaagatggcgccggccagaatgcatgaaatgctgctactgttcacattgtataaccacgatttgtgccgctaaatatgcacattttcgaacaaaacctatatgcattgtgtaatatgatgttacaggactgtcatctgatgaagtttatcaaggttagtccaattatatatcttttgctggattgttacgatcgctaacatttgctgctggtaaatgtggttgtgtttctggctattgtggtaagctaatat from Salvelinus alpinus chromosome 2, SLU_Salpinus.1, whole genome shotgun sequence carries:
- the LOC139541547 gene encoding B-cell receptor CD22-like; its protein translation is MGTDRSRTINMNVKYGPKSTSVSVSPSGEIVEDSSVTLTCSSDANPPVQSYTWYKKNLVYYPSTTYMTTGPHLVFNQIKSSDTGEYYCEAWNGIKTGRSESINIDVKYKPKSTSVSVSPSGEIVEGSSVTLTCSSDANPPVQSYTWWYKKNGGHYQSMTGPHHVLNQIQSSDTGGYYCESQNEMGTDRSRTINMDVKYGPKNTSVSVSPSGEIVEGSSVTLTCSSDANPPVDKYTWYKTNGGHYQSISNQNTGPQHVYNCEAWSGIRKGRSESINIDVKYAPRNTSVSVSPSGEIVEGSSVTLTCSSDANPPVDKYTWYKKNVTSPKASGQSYSITNIISEDRGEYYCEAQNGRGSMNSTALMIIVAGKQSSVLTAASVRPDCNRDTYTALNMRTTSPDYDTLASVHPDPNSDTYTPLNMKTRSPEYDTLANVRGISH